In Deinococcus sp. Marseille-Q6407, a single window of DNA contains:
- the cas1e gene encoding type I-E CRISPR-associated endonuclease Cas1e: MTDGKSIIWKRQNLRELPKFRDGTSYLYLEHTVLEQNDRSIQAFHPEGMLTIPCASLGVLLLGPGSSVSHSAMTALSRTGCSVVWVGEQGVRFYAAGIGEASKSQRLMHQARLWANEKSRMRIIRQMYTMRFPEGLPDDLSLQQIRGREGARVKALYSRYSSAYGVKWEERKYNRANWDDASPVNKALSAGNTCLNGLAHAAILSCGYTPALGFVHTGKQLSLVYDITDLYKMEIVSPIAFQEAAKGGDDIDRRVRLALRDHIRQSRLLERMANDLLTLFDDEHEDDPQEEDVGDLYDPDGNVQGGKNHG, encoded by the coding sequence GTGACGGACGGCAAATCCATCATCTGGAAGCGGCAGAACCTGCGCGAATTGCCCAAATTCCGGGACGGCACATCTTACCTGTATCTCGAACACACCGTGCTGGAGCAGAACGACCGCAGTATTCAGGCCTTTCATCCCGAAGGCATGCTGACGATTCCCTGTGCCAGCCTGGGCGTTTTGCTGCTCGGGCCCGGCAGTAGTGTGTCGCACAGCGCGATGACGGCCCTGTCGCGCACCGGCTGCTCAGTGGTGTGGGTGGGCGAACAGGGCGTGCGCTTCTATGCCGCCGGCATCGGCGAAGCCAGCAAATCACAGCGGCTGATGCACCAAGCGCGCCTCTGGGCCAACGAAAAGAGCCGCATGCGGATTATCCGCCAGATGTACACCATGCGCTTTCCCGAAGGGCTGCCGGACGACCTCTCGCTGCAGCAGATTCGCGGGCGCGAGGGGGCACGGGTCAAAGCCCTCTACTCGCGCTACAGCAGTGCCTACGGCGTGAAATGGGAGGAACGTAAATACAACCGCGCCAACTGGGACGACGCCTCGCCCGTCAACAAGGCCCTCAGCGCCGGGAATACCTGCCTAAATGGGCTGGCGCACGCTGCGATTCTGAGTTGCGGGTACACGCCCGCGCTCGGTTTCGTCCACACTGGTAAACAATTAAGTCTGGTATATGACATCACCGACCTGTACAAGATGGAAATCGTCTCGCCCATCGCTTTTCAGGAGGCAGCAAAGGGCGGCGACGACATCGACCGCCGGGTGCGCCTCGCCCTGCGCGACCACATCCGGCAATCGCGGCTGCTGGAACGCATGGCGAATGACCTACTGACACTCTTTGACGACGAGCACGAGGATGACCCGCAGGAAGAGGACGTAGGCGACCTCTACGACCCGGACGGCAACGTACAGGGCGGCAAAAACCATGGCTGA
- the cas6e gene encoding type I-E CRISPR-associated protein Cas6/Cse3/CasE, translating to MSLYLSRLQLNPRDRQAANDLRSAYSLHQTLRWAFPNAGAVPGPFPEGERLLWRDDGPQGILVQSVTRPDWAAITGRHPDYFQAEPHAKPVDLSGLQNGQQLAFRLRANVTVNRFRDGQDKQADPRTKREALRGAKEQVEWLERQGERGGFSVIGTDIAQSGNVRLYKAWGGTPMTLFAVTFEGLLRVEDPVRLPQTVQCGIGKAKALGFGLLSLARG from the coding sequence ATGAGCCTTTACCTTTCCCGCCTCCAGCTCAATCCCCGTGACCGTCAGGCCGCAAATGACCTTCGCAGCGCCTACAGCTTGCATCAGACGCTGCGCTGGGCCTTTCCAAATGCGGGCGCCGTGCCTGGTCCCTTCCCCGAAGGTGAGCGCCTCCTCTGGCGCGACGACGGGCCGCAGGGCATCCTTGTGCAGAGTGTGACCCGCCCCGACTGGGCCGCCATTACCGGGCGTCATCCCGACTATTTTCAGGCCGAGCCACACGCCAAGCCGGTTGACCTTTCCGGCTTGCAGAACGGGCAGCAACTCGCTTTCCGGTTGCGGGCCAACGTGACCGTGAACCGTTTCCGCGACGGGCAAGACAAACAGGCCGACCCCCGCACCAAACGCGAAGCCCTGCGCGGCGCGAAAGAACAAGTGGAGTGGCTAGAACGCCAGGGTGAGCGCGGTGGCTTTTCGGTCATCGGCACCGACATCGCGCAAAGCGGCAACGTGCGGCTCTACAAGGCGTGGGGTGGAACACCCATGACCCTCTTTGCCGTGACCTTTGAGGGATTGCTGCGGGTGGAAGACCCCGTCCGACTTCCACAGACCGTTCAGTGCGGCATCGGCAAAGCAAAGGCGCTGGGCTTCGGCCTGCTCAGCCTGGCGCGGGGGTAG
- a CDS encoding class I SAM-dependent DNA methyltransferase: MKAGNYLISLEKNPYFLEEFEENVKNTQQTLDLQPDLSIAELQARLWDAANVLRGPIDAADFKAYIFPLLFFKRISDVWQEEYDQALKDSEGDVSYASFAEQHRFQVPEGAHWKDVFERTENIGFALATALRAIERANPDTLYGIFGDAQWSNKDRLPDELMGKLLNQFHRLNLGNASVREDLMGQAYEYLIKKFADNSNKAAGEFYTPRAVVRLMVNILDPKPRESIYDPACGTGGMLLEAVHHIREQGGEWRNMVIRGQERNLTTQAIARMNMFLHGIEDFDIVRGDTLRDPAFSSGDQLEHFDCVLANPPFSLSQWGADRWLADRFDRNVFGVPTDGNGDYAWIMHMMKSLKPKGGRMAVVMPLGVLFRGGREGKIREQLIKGDYIEAVIELGPNLFYGTGIPACVLVIRMEKAQADQLKVRFINASSIFTKGRAQNTLSNEQADEIFALYQSREDVPGLTRTVGIQEIHDAGYTLKLGQYVQAEVQQDTTTVEEALADLKVKLAAQEQVEAELEALLCKAGYL, from the coding sequence TTGAAAGCCGGAAACTATCTTATAAGTCTCGAAAAGAACCCCTATTTTCTAGAAGAGTTTGAGGAAAATGTGAAAAATACGCAACAGACCCTAGATCTTCAGCCAGATCTCTCAATAGCGGAATTACAAGCCCGTCTCTGGGATGCGGCGAACGTCCTGCGCGGCCCCATTGATGCGGCGGATTTCAAGGCGTACATCTTCCCGCTGCTGTTTTTCAAGCGTATCAGCGACGTATGGCAGGAGGAGTATGACCAAGCGCTCAAGGACTCGGAAGGCGACGTCAGCTACGCCTCCTTTGCCGAGCAGCACCGTTTTCAGGTACCAGAAGGTGCTCACTGGAAGGATGTGTTCGAGCGCACTGAGAACATCGGTTTCGCCCTGGCGACGGCGCTAAGGGCAATCGAACGGGCGAACCCGGACACGCTGTACGGCATCTTCGGCGACGCCCAGTGGAGCAACAAAGACCGCCTGCCGGATGAGCTGATGGGCAAGCTGCTCAACCAGTTCCACCGTCTGAACCTCGGCAATGCCAGCGTGCGTGAAGACCTGATGGGGCAGGCCTACGAATACCTCATCAAGAAATTCGCCGACAACAGCAACAAGGCCGCCGGGGAGTTCTACACGCCCCGGGCGGTGGTCAGGCTGATGGTCAACATCCTTGACCCGAAACCCCGCGAGAGCATCTACGACCCGGCCTGCGGAACGGGCGGCATGCTGCTCGAAGCGGTACACCACATCCGTGAGCAAGGTGGCGAGTGGCGGAACATGGTCATTCGTGGACAGGAACGCAATCTGACCACACAGGCCATTGCCCGCATGAACATGTTCCTGCACGGCATTGAGGACTTCGACATCGTGCGTGGGGACACGTTGCGCGACCCCGCTTTCAGCAGTGGTGACCAGCTTGAGCACTTCGACTGCGTGCTCGCCAACCCGCCCTTCAGCCTGAGTCAGTGGGGAGCCGACCGCTGGCTGGCTGACCGGTTTGACCGCAATGTTTTTGGAGTTCCTACTGACGGCAATGGTGACTACGCCTGGATCATGCACATGATGAAGAGCCTCAAGCCTAAAGGTGGACGCATGGCCGTTGTGATGCCGCTAGGGGTGCTGTTCCGGGGCGGGCGCGAGGGCAAAATCCGCGAGCAACTGATCAAGGGTGACTACATCGAAGCAGTCATCGAACTCGGGCCGAACCTGTTCTACGGCACGGGTATTCCGGCCTGCGTGCTGGTCATCCGCATGGAAAAGGCACAGGCCGACCAGCTCAAGGTGCGTTTCATCAACGCCTCCAGCATCTTCACCAAAGGCCGCGCCCAGAACACCCTCAGCAACGAGCAGGCCGACGAAATCTTCGCACTGTACCAGTCCCGTGAGGACGTGCCCGGCCTAACCCGCACGGTGGGCATTCAGGAAATCCACGATGCTGGCTACACCTTGAAGCTGGGGCAATACGTACAGGCGGAAGTCCAACAGGACACCACCACCGTCGAGGAAGCGCTCGCAGACCTAAAGGTGAAGCTAGCCGCACAGGAGCAGGTTGAAGCTGAACTCGAAGCCCTTCTCTGCAAGGCAGGTTACCTGTGA
- the cas2e gene encoding type I-E CRISPR-associated endoribonuclease Cas2e gives MVVMTLERVPDSLRGELSRWLIEVQTGVYVGAVSATVRDLLWDKVVQHARSGRCTQLFRSNNEQGFVIRTHGEAQRTLIDIEGYQLVAVKNARYKEHLPKFTPKYEDEWETL, from the coding sequence ATGGTGGTAATGACGCTGGAAAGGGTGCCAGACTCGTTGCGCGGTGAGCTGTCGCGTTGGCTGATTGAGGTGCAGACCGGCGTGTATGTCGGCGCGGTGAGCGCGACCGTCCGTGACCTGCTATGGGACAAGGTAGTGCAGCACGCCCGCTCTGGCCGTTGCACCCAACTTTTTCGCAGCAACAACGAACAGGGCTTCGTGATTCGAACACATGGCGAAGCCCAGCGTACCCTGATAGACATAGAAGGCTACCAGCTGGTTGCTGTGAAAAATGCCCGCTACAAAGAGCACTTGCCCAAATTTACACCGAAATACGAAGATGAGTGGGAAACATTGTGA
- the cas5e gene encoding type I-E CRISPR-associated protein Cas5/CasD, which translates to MRQWPRRCRHWRADVATLLLRLVAPMQAWGSRSRFDDRDTEAEPTRSGILGLCAAALGIDRAEPIDDLVCLRFGVRVDREGSAGRDYHTAQLFPGNPKTKTDVTTRFYLSDAAFWVGLEGDAGVLARLYAALQNPHWPLSLGRKAFQASLPIFAGPPAELPLWNALRQAPSLRRKQDEEPYRFVLDRDALPPELRAGASPSRRQDVPDGPFVHRRYLSREVLALTQTLALATDPLVGRNWCEPDEASA; encoded by the coding sequence ATGCGACAGTGGCCGAGGCGATGCAGGCACTGGAGGGCTGATGTGGCGACTTTACTCCTGAGACTGGTGGCCCCCATGCAAGCGTGGGGCAGCCGCAGCCGCTTCGACGACCGCGACACCGAGGCAGAACCAACCCGCAGCGGCATACTGGGCCTCTGTGCGGCGGCGCTAGGGATTGACCGCGCCGAGCCGATTGACGACTTGGTCTGCTTGCGCTTTGGCGTACGCGTGGACCGTGAGGGCAGCGCGGGCCGCGACTACCACACCGCGCAGCTGTTTCCCGGCAACCCCAAAACCAAGACGGACGTGACCACCCGCTTTTACCTGTCGGACGCGGCCTTCTGGGTGGGGCTGGAAGGTGACGCGGGGGTTCTGGCCCGGTTGTACGCCGCCCTGCAAAACCCGCACTGGCCGCTCTCGCTGGGGCGCAAGGCGTTTCAGGCGAGTCTGCCGATTTTCGCAGGGCCACCAGCGGAACTGCCGCTCTGGAACGCGCTGCGGCAGGCTCCGAGTCTGCGCCGCAAACAGGACGAGGAGCCTTACCGTTTCGTGCTGGACCGGGACGCCCTACCCCCCGAACTCCGCGCCGGGGCGTCCCCCTCACGGCGGCAGGACGTGCCGGATGGCCCTTTCGTTCACCGCCGCTACCTTTCCCGCGAGGTGCTGGCGCTCACGCAGACGCTGGCACTCGCCACCGACCCTTTGGTTGGTCGAAACTGGTGCGAGCCAGACGAGGCCAGCGCATGA
- the cas7e gene encoding type I-E CRISPR-associated protein Cas7/Cse4/CasC: MKAILELHYLQNFAPSNLNRDDTGSPKDAFFGGTRRLRISSQSFKRAMRQDFATRKLLNENELGERTKRAHEEIARRIQAEGSTDAERLAAAELALGGLGLPVKDGKSQYLLFLGRDELQRVADIVSANWSEFQAVPEPESEGGKKKKASKKAALSGDLNAQLKGALNGSKAVDVALFGRMLADLPDKNADAAAQVAHPISTHALRERQYDFYTAVDDLKPQDNAGADMLGTVEFASATMYRYACLDLQKLLDNLQGDRELLERGLRAFLYASIFAAPTGKQNTFAAHNHPALMVQVVRRDASPRNLANAFEKGVKADQGSGYLVPSIEKLANEMKWQNGVFGDAGSARFIAREGGNEVFGQEMATVDALIDATVAEAMQALEG, encoded by the coding sequence ATGAAAGCCATCCTCGAACTGCACTACCTCCAGAATTTTGCCCCCAGCAACCTCAACCGCGACGATACCGGCAGCCCCAAGGACGCTTTCTTTGGGGGTACGCGCCGCCTGCGGATTTCGTCTCAGTCGTTCAAGCGGGCCATGCGGCAGGACTTCGCCACCCGCAAGCTACTGAACGAAAACGAATTGGGTGAGCGCACTAAGCGGGCGCATGAGGAAATTGCCCGCCGCATTCAGGCAGAAGGCAGCACCGATGCCGAGCGGCTGGCCGCGGCGGAACTGGCACTGGGCGGTCTGGGCCTGCCCGTTAAGGACGGCAAGAGCCAGTACCTGCTCTTTCTAGGCCGTGACGAGTTGCAGCGCGTGGCCGACATCGTGAGCGCCAACTGGAGCGAGTTTCAGGCGGTCCCCGAACCCGAAAGCGAAGGCGGCAAGAAGAAAAAGGCCAGCAAGAAAGCAGCACTCAGCGGTGACCTGAACGCGCAACTCAAAGGTGCACTGAACGGCTCCAAAGCAGTGGACGTGGCCCTCTTTGGCCGGATGCTGGCCGACCTGCCCGACAAGAATGCCGATGCCGCCGCGCAGGTAGCCCACCCCATCTCGACCCACGCGCTACGCGAGCGGCAGTATGACTTCTACACGGCGGTAGACGACCTCAAGCCGCAGGACAACGCCGGGGCCGACATGCTGGGCACGGTAGAATTTGCCAGCGCGACTATGTACCGTTACGCCTGCCTCGACCTGCAAAAGCTGCTGGACAACCTGCAAGGTGACCGCGAACTGCTGGAAAGGGGACTGCGGGCCTTCCTCTACGCCAGTATTTTCGCCGCTCCGACGGGGAAACAGAACACCTTCGCCGCCCATAACCACCCCGCGCTGATGGTGCAGGTGGTCCGGCGGGACGCCTCACCGCGCAACCTCGCCAATGCCTTCGAGAAGGGGGTTAAGGCCGACCAGGGCAGCGGTTATCTCGTGCCCAGCATCGAGAAACTAGCCAACGAGATGAAATGGCAAAACGGCGTTTTTGGGGACGCGGGCAGCGCCCGGTTTATCGCCCGCGAAGGCGGGAACGAGGTCTTCGGACAGGAAATGGCGACGGTGGACGCCCTGATTGATGCGACAGTGGCCGAGGCGATGCAGGCACTGGAGGGCTGA
- a CDS encoding transposase — translation MYKQVSGERTHILSQRILDIPETLYQRRSLQASLHLFHSPGQKTKFSQAEGVSPSALSRFFNVYDWDSDRCREEMQDFQWRILLDTARHKRRPRLRLSVDLTTVEKVGIQLPYVSVYNGRHGIHLVVLFAEYGELKFPISYRVYQGKYTSTPVTLALDLLEEVPDFVGKRFQVCVLADSGFESAVFLDGVQRLGFEFVVGVRSNRRTDHPGQVTVADCPHGGYVNLANWPLETLSLGRMDRGDREFFAVSSELLEGDDILAEGKRRWALESFFKEGKHQFGLAQFALRTARGLDRWILMVFLAFTLTTLHRSEGMTLKEAARLALYTLFPVVRLNHLLGQLRKEQEFLHQHGYSLSYARCNL, via the coding sequence GTGTACAAACAGGTTTCAGGGGAGCGCACCCATATTCTCTCACAGCGGATTCTGGACATTCCAGAGACGCTGTACCAACGGCGAAGCCTCCAGGCTTCGCTGCACCTCTTCCACAGTCCAGGTCAGAAGACCAAGTTCAGCCAGGCTGAGGGAGTCAGCCCCAGTGCACTGAGTCGCTTCTTCAACGTCTATGACTGGGATTCAGACCGCTGCCGGGAAGAGATGCAGGACTTCCAGTGGCGCATCCTGCTGGATACAGCTCGTCACAAACGCAGACCTCGTCTGCGGCTCAGCGTGGATCTGACCACGGTGGAAAAGGTGGGAATTCAGCTGCCCTACGTCAGCGTCTACAACGGCAGGCACGGCATCCATCTGGTGGTCCTGTTCGCCGAATATGGGGAACTGAAGTTCCCCATTTCTTACCGGGTCTACCAGGGCAAGTACACCAGCACTCCCGTCACGTTAGCCCTTGACCTGCTGGAAGAGGTGCCAGACTTCGTCGGGAAACGCTTTCAGGTCTGCGTACTGGCAGACAGTGGATTCGAATCCGCTGTCTTTCTGGACGGTGTGCAGCGTCTCGGTTTCGAGTTCGTGGTGGGTGTGAGGAGTAACCGGCGCACGGATCATCCTGGACAGGTGACGGTTGCGGACTGTCCGCATGGGGGGTACGTCAACCTCGCCAACTGGCCTCTGGAAACGCTGTCTCTGGGGAGGATGGACCGTGGGGACCGCGAATTCTTCGCGGTGTCGTCTGAGCTGTTAGAGGGGGATGACATCCTGGCCGAAGGAAAACGGCGCTGGGCACTGGAGTCGTTTTTCAAAGAAGGGAAGCATCAGTTTGGGTTGGCGCAGTTCGCGCTGCGAACTGCCAGGGGTCTGGACCGCTGGATTTTGATGGTCTTTCTAGCCTTCACCCTGACGACGCTGCACCGCTCAGAAGGGATGACCTTGAAAGAGGCGGCACGCCTGGCCCTCTACACCCTGTTCCCCGTAGTCAGGCTCAACCACCTGCTGGGCCAGCTTCGGAAAGAGCAAGAATTCCTCCACCAGCACGGCTATTCGCTCAGCTATGCAAGGTGCAACTTATAA